The following coding sequences lie in one Cronobacter universalis NCTC 9529 genomic window:
- a CDS encoding alpha,alpha-trehalose-phosphate synthase (UDP-forming), which produces MSRLVMISGRCGVPHGADAQAEALHDIMRQRGGLWMGWSGAVGLAGAPRRIAVRETAGYTRQRWDMSPAEYAGYYHGYVHQALWPVFHNRPDLAAHQKSAFCAYKAWSEAVAEMAAEEICPDDVVWVQDYHLIPLGRNLKEAGLLNPCGFFLHQPFPPGDVFRTLPEHDWLMRSLFFYDLIGFQSGSDVNNFLLCVMRHYRTERLSATTLRVNGHIINVGVFPCGVATHRPARHAPPAPKNGALYSRKLIVSDDVINDISGIHYRIDAMRTLLNNHPQYLRDVTLLQLSDPAKEYPHFSPQLERQLARFCSEVNGAFGDLSWFPVNYLHNDALNRRAITGIYARARAALFTPLSEGVSLSAKAYVLAQDAADPGVLILSQCSGTAEQLKGAMVVNPYDASELSEALHSALAMPLAERKQRHAALLTQVRQYDNQWWAGAFLDALDGMPAPPRFPRQHGIFTPQNLY; this is translated from the coding sequence ATGTCTCGCTTAGTCATGATATCCGGCCGCTGCGGCGTGCCGCACGGCGCCGATGCGCAGGCGGAAGCCCTGCACGACATCATGCGCCAGCGCGGCGGCCTGTGGATGGGCTGGAGCGGCGCTGTCGGCCTTGCGGGCGCGCCGCGCCGCATCGCGGTGCGGGAAACGGCGGGCTATACGCGCCAGCGTTGGGATATGTCGCCTGCGGAATACGCCGGTTACTACCACGGCTACGTGCATCAGGCGCTGTGGCCGGTGTTCCATAACCGCCCCGATCTCGCCGCGCACCAGAAAAGCGCGTTTTGCGCCTATAAAGCCTGGAGTGAAGCGGTGGCGGAGATGGCGGCCGAGGAGATCTGCCCGGACGATGTCGTCTGGGTGCAGGATTACCACCTGATCCCCCTTGGGCGTAACCTGAAAGAGGCGGGCCTGCTGAACCCGTGCGGCTTCTTTTTGCATCAGCCGTTCCCGCCAGGCGACGTGTTCAGAACGCTGCCGGAGCACGACTGGCTGATGCGCTCGCTCTTTTTCTACGATCTGATTGGCTTTCAGTCCGGCAGCGATGTGAATAATTTCCTGCTGTGCGTGATGCGCCACTACCGCACGGAGCGGCTTTCCGCCACCACGCTTCGGGTCAACGGTCACATTATTAACGTCGGCGTGTTTCCCTGCGGCGTGGCGACGCATCGCCCGGCGCGCCACGCGCCGCCCGCCCCAAAAAACGGCGCGTTATATTCGCGTAAGCTTATCGTCAGCGACGATGTGATAAACGACATCAGCGGCATTCACTACCGTATCGACGCCATGCGCACCCTGCTGAACAACCATCCGCAATACCTGCGCGACGTGACGCTGTTGCAGCTGAGCGACCCGGCGAAGGAGTACCCGCACTTCTCGCCGCAGCTTGAGCGTCAGCTGGCGCGCTTTTGCAGCGAGGTGAACGGCGCGTTTGGCGATCTGAGCTGGTTTCCGGTGAATTATCTGCATAACGACGCGCTGAACCGGCGCGCTATTACCGGGATTTACGCACGCGCCCGCGCCGCGCTGTTTACGCCGCTGTCAGAAGGCGTAAGCCTGAGCGCGAAAGCCTATGTACTGGCGCAGGACGCCGCCGATCCGGGCGTGCTGATCCTCTCGCAGTGCAGCGGCACGGCGGAGCAGCTTAAAGGCGCGATGGTGGTCAACCCGTATGACGCCAGTGAGCTTAGCGAAGCGCTGCATTCGGCGCTCGCCATGCCGCTGGCGGAACGAAAACAGCGCCACGCGGCGCTGCTTACGCAGGTGCGTCAGTATGATAACCAGTGGTGGGCGGGCGCGTTTCTCGACGCGCTGGATGGTATGCCCGCGCCGCCGCGCTTTCCGCGCCAGCACGGGATTTTCACGCCGCAGAATCTCTACTGA
- a CDS encoding BaiN/RdsA family NAD(P)/FAD-dependent oxidoreductase — protein MEQFDAIIVGAGAAGLFCAALAGQAGRRVLVLDNGKKPGRKILMSGGGRCNFTNLYVEPAAYLSANPHFCKSALARYTQWDFIDLVGKHGIAWHEKTLGQLFCDDSAEQIVTMLMAECEKGGVTVRLRSEVLAIARDESGYTLTLNGGAVQTPKLVIASGGLSMPGLGATPFGYKVAEQFGLKVLPTRAGLVPFTLHKPLLDQIQTLSGVSVPAVVTADNGTVFRESILFTHRGLSGPAILQISSYWQPGEWVTVNLLPDTDAAAFLDEQRAAHPNQSLKNTLAMLLPKRLVECLQSLGQLPDVTLKQLNSRQQQELLETLHGWRVQPNGTEGYRTAEVTLGGVDTHELSSRTMEARNVPGLYFIGEVVDVTGWLGGYNFQWAWSSAWACAQALAE, from the coding sequence GTGGAACAGTTTGATGCCATCATCGTAGGGGCGGGCGCGGCAGGTTTATTCTGCGCGGCGCTGGCCGGGCAGGCGGGCCGCCGGGTGTTAGTGCTGGATAACGGCAAAAAACCGGGGCGCAAAATCCTGATGTCCGGCGGCGGACGCTGCAACTTCACCAACCTTTACGTTGAGCCCGCCGCTTACCTCAGCGCCAATCCGCACTTCTGTAAATCGGCGCTGGCGCGCTACACCCAGTGGGATTTTATCGATCTGGTGGGTAAGCACGGCATCGCCTGGCATGAGAAAACCCTCGGGCAGCTTTTCTGCGACGACTCGGCAGAGCAAATCGTCACGATGCTAATGGCGGAGTGCGAGAAGGGCGGCGTCACCGTGCGGCTGCGCAGCGAAGTGCTGGCGATCGCGCGCGACGAAAGCGGTTATACCCTGACGCTCAATGGCGGCGCGGTGCAGACGCCGAAGCTGGTGATCGCCAGCGGCGGCCTGTCGATGCCGGGCCTCGGCGCCACGCCGTTTGGCTATAAAGTGGCGGAGCAGTTCGGCCTGAAGGTATTGCCGACCCGCGCGGGCCTGGTGCCGTTCACGCTGCATAAGCCGCTGCTTGATCAGATCCAGACCCTTTCCGGCGTCTCGGTGCCGGCAGTGGTCACCGCCGATAACGGCACCGTCTTTCGCGAAAGCATTCTCTTTACCCATCGCGGGCTCTCCGGCCCGGCGATTTTGCAGATCTCCAGCTACTGGCAGCCGGGAGAGTGGGTCACTGTTAACCTGCTGCCGGATACGGACGCCGCGGCGTTTCTCGACGAACAGCGCGCCGCGCACCCCAATCAGAGCCTGAAAAACACGCTCGCCATGCTGCTGCCGAAGCGGCTGGTGGAGTGCCTGCAAAGCCTCGGGCAACTCCCGGACGTCACGCTGAAACAGCTCAACAGCCGTCAGCAGCAAGAGCTGCTGGAGACGCTGCACGGCTGGCGCGTCCAGCCCAACGGCACCGAAGGCTACCGCACCGCGGAAGTGACGCTCGGCGGCGTCGATACTCACGAGCTTTCGTCGCGCACCATGGAGGCGCGCAACGTGCCGGGCCTCTATTTTATCGGCGAAGTGGTGGATGTGACCGGCTGGCTGGGCGGTTATAACTTCCAGTGGGCCTGGAGCTCCGCCTGGGCCTGCGCCCAGGCGCTTGCCGAATAA
- the pitA gene encoding inorganic phosphate transporter PitA, producing MLHLFAGLDLHTGLLLLLALGFVLFYEAINGFHDTANAVATVIYTRAMRSQLAVAMAALFNFLGVLLGGLSVAYAIVHMLPTDLLLNVGSAHGLAMVFSMLLAAIIWNLGTWYLGLPASSSHTLIGSIIGIGLTNALMTGTSVVDALNIPKVLNIFGSLIVSPIVGLVFAGGLVFLLRRYWSGTKKRARIHLTPAEREKKDGKKKPPFWTRIALILSAIGVSFSHGANDGQKGIGLIMLVLIGVAPAGFVVNMNASGYDITRTRDAISNVETYFQQHPAALRQVAGIDPVIPTPEQVNPTDNPKEFHCDASRAIVALDRAKGMLNNIDSYDKLSVEQRSHLRRIMLCISDTTDKVAKLKETSADDKRLLKNLKADMLSTIEYAPVWIIMAVALALGVGTMIGWRRVATTIGEKIGKKGMTYAQGMSAQMTAAVSIGIASYTGMPVSTTHVLSSSVAGTMIVDGGGLQRKTVTSILMAWVFTLPASIMLSGVLYWIALRFV from the coding sequence ATGCTACATTTGTTTGCCGGGCTGGATTTACATACTGGCCTGTTACTATTGCTTGCTCTGGGATTTGTACTGTTTTATGAAGCTATTAACGGCTTCCATGATACGGCAAACGCAGTCGCAACGGTTATCTACACACGCGCTATGCGATCGCAACTTGCGGTGGCTATGGCGGCTCTCTTTAACTTCCTCGGTGTTCTGCTTGGCGGCTTAAGCGTAGCCTATGCGATTGTGCATATGCTGCCGACCGATCTGCTGCTGAATGTGGGCTCCGCGCATGGCCTGGCGATGGTCTTTTCCATGCTGCTGGCCGCGATTATCTGGAACCTTGGCACCTGGTATCTGGGTCTGCCGGCGTCCAGCTCCCATACGCTTATCGGATCCATCATCGGGATTGGTCTGACCAACGCCCTGATGACCGGCACGTCCGTTGTGGATGCGCTGAATATCCCGAAAGTGCTGAACATTTTCGGCTCGCTGATCGTCTCGCCGATTGTCGGCCTGGTGTTCGCGGGTGGACTGGTGTTTTTACTGCGTCGCTACTGGAGCGGCACCAAAAAACGCGCCCGTATCCACCTGACGCCTGCCGAGCGTGAAAAGAAAGACGGCAAGAAAAAGCCGCCGTTCTGGACCCGTATTGCGCTGATCCTCTCCGCTATCGGCGTGAGTTTCTCGCACGGCGCGAACGACGGTCAGAAAGGCATCGGTCTGATTATGCTGGTGCTGATTGGCGTAGCGCCTGCGGGCTTTGTGGTGAACATGAACGCCTCCGGCTATGACATCACCCGCACCCGCGATGCCATCAGCAACGTCGAAACGTACTTCCAGCAGCATCCGGCGGCGCTGCGTCAGGTCGCGGGCATAGACCCGGTGATCCCGACGCCGGAGCAGGTGAACCCGACGGATAATCCGAAAGAGTTCCACTGCGACGCCAGCCGCGCCATCGTGGCGCTGGACCGCGCTAAAGGGATGCTTAACAACATCGACAGCTACGACAAGCTGAGCGTGGAGCAGCGCAGCCATCTGCGCCGCATCATGCTGTGCATCTCTGACACCACCGATAAAGTGGCTAAGCTCAAAGAGACCAGCGCGGACGATAAGCGTCTGCTGAAGAACCTGAAAGCGGATATGCTCAGCACTATCGAGTACGCGCCGGTATGGATCATCATGGCGGTCGCGCTGGCGCTTGGCGTCGGTACGATGATTGGCTGGCGCCGCGTGGCGACCACCATCGGCGAGAAAATCGGTAAAAAAGGCATGACCTACGCACAGGGCATGTCGGCGCAGATGACGGCGGCCGTGTCCATCGGCATCGCGAGCTATACCGGTATGCCGGTTTCCACGACGCACGTATTATCATCGTCCGTCGCGGGCACCATGATCGTCGACGGCGGCGGTCTGCAGCGCAAAACCGTCACCAGCATTCTGATGGCCTGGGTCTTCACCCTGCCGGCCTCCATCATGCTCTCGGGCGTGCTGTACTGGATAGCGTTGCGTTTCGTGTAA
- the uspB gene encoding universal stress protein UspB — protein MISTVALFWALFLVCVINMARYFSSLRALLVVLRGCDPLLYQYVDGGGFFTAHGQPSKQIRLVWYIYWQRYLDHHDDEFIRRCERVRRQFILTSALCGLVIISLIGLMIWH, from the coding sequence ATGATCAGCACCGTCGCGCTGTTTTGGGCCTTATTCTTGGTTTGCGTTATTAACATGGCGCGCTATTTCTCATCGTTACGCGCGCTGCTGGTGGTGCTGCGGGGATGCGATCCGCTGCTGTATCAGTATGTGGATGGCGGCGGTTTTTTTACCGCGCATGGTCAGCCGAGTAAGCAGATTCGCCTCGTCTGGTATATCTACTGGCAACGTTATCTCGATCATCATGACGACGAATTTATTCGCCGCTGCGAACGCGTGCGCCGCCAGTTTATTCTGACCAGCGCTTTATGCGGTCTGGTGATTATCAGTCTTATCGGCCTGATGATTTGGCATTAA
- the uspA gene encoding universal stress protein UspA → MAYKHILIAVDLSPESKVLVDKAVSMARPYNAKISLIHVDVNYSDLYTGLIDVNLGDMQKRISEETHHALTELSTNAGYPITETLSGSGDLGQVLVDAIKKYDVDLVVCGHHQDFWSKLMSSARQLINTVHIDMLIVPLRDDEEA, encoded by the coding sequence ATGGCTTATAAACATATTCTTATCGCGGTCGATCTGTCCCCTGAAAGCAAGGTACTGGTAGATAAAGCGGTATCCATGGCGCGTCCCTACAACGCGAAAATTTCTCTGATTCATGTCGATGTAAATTATTCCGACCTTTACACCGGGTTAATTGACGTTAACCTGGGCGACATGCAGAAGCGCATCTCTGAAGAGACGCACCACGCGCTGACCGAGCTTTCCACCAACGCAGGCTATCCGATTACCGAAACCCTGAGCGGTAGCGGCGATCTGGGCCAGGTGCTGGTTGACGCCATCAAGAAATACGATGTGGATCTGGTAGTGTGCGGTCATCATCAGGATTTCTGGAGCAAACTGATGTCTTCCGCCCGCCAGCTTATCAACACCGTTCACATCGATATGCTGATCGTCCCGCTGCGCGACGACGAAGAGGCGTAA
- the relB gene encoding type II toxin-antitoxin system RelB family antitoxin, whose product MPKHDSPGVSRFETHEQAEQYEQWFREKVEAAAASRQPITPHEDVMASARKIIESAKVRRKMA is encoded by the coding sequence ATGCCGAAACATGACTCGCCCGGTGTCTCCAGATTTGAGACCCATGAACAGGCGGAACAGTACGAGCAGTGGTTTCGTGAAAAAGTGGAAGCCGCAGCGGCAAGCCGCCAACCCATTACGCCGCATGAAGATGTGATGGCAAGCGCGCGCAAGATCATTGAGAGCGCAAAAGTGAGGAGAAAAATGGCGTAA
- a CDS encoding type II toxin-antitoxin system RelE/ParE family toxin, protein MLPIQWTEEAKTDLFALISFVASDNPSAAQALLTRIEESILPAAHYPQMFREGRVPDTREIIAHPNYIVVYKVTAEYLLVLSVLHARQQYP, encoded by the coding sequence ATGCTCCCCATTCAATGGACTGAAGAAGCAAAAACGGATCTTTTTGCGCTTATTAGCTTTGTCGCCAGTGACAATCCTTCCGCCGCGCAGGCGCTGTTAACGCGTATTGAAGAATCGATTTTACCCGCAGCGCACTATCCGCAGATGTTCCGCGAAGGCAGAGTGCCGGATACGCGTGAAATCATTGCTCACCCGAATTACATCGTCGTTTATAAAGTCACTGCCGAGTACCTGCTGGTGTTGAGCGTACTGCATGCCCGTCAGCAGTACCCGTAA
- the rsmJ gene encoding 16S rRNA (guanine(1516)-N(2))-methyltransferase RsmJ has product MNICLIDETGAGDGALSVLAARWGLTHDADNPMALVMTPARLELRKRDEPKLGGIFVDFVEGAMAHRRKFGGGRGEAVAKAVGIKGSYLPQVVDATAGLGRDAFVLASVGCHVRMLERNPVVAALLDDGLARGYQDAEIGPWLRERLQLIHASSLTALDAITPRPDVVYLDPMFPHKQKSALVKKEMRVFQSLVGPDLDADGLLAPARRLAIKRVVVKRPDYAPPLGDVATPNAVVTKGHRFDIYTGTPA; this is encoded by the coding sequence GTGAACATTTGTCTTATTGATGAAACAGGCGCCGGAGACGGCGCCTTATCTGTTCTGGCGGCCCGCTGGGGGCTGACGCACGACGCCGATAACCCGATGGCGCTGGTGATGACGCCCGCGCGTCTTGAACTGCGCAAGCGCGACGAGCCAAAGCTTGGCGGGATTTTTGTCGATTTCGTCGAGGGCGCGATGGCGCACCGGCGTAAATTCGGCGGCGGTCGCGGCGAGGCGGTGGCGAAAGCCGTTGGCATCAAGGGCAGTTATCTGCCGCAGGTGGTGGACGCCACAGCGGGGCTTGGGCGCGACGCGTTCGTGCTGGCGTCGGTGGGGTGTCATGTGCGGATGCTGGAGCGCAATCCGGTTGTGGCAGCGCTGCTGGACGACGGCCTTGCGCGCGGCTATCAGGATGCGGAAATCGGGCCATGGCTGCGCGAGCGGCTACAGCTCATTCACGCCTCCAGCCTGACGGCGCTCGACGCGATAACCCCGCGTCCGGACGTGGTCTATCTCGATCCGATGTTCCCGCACAAGCAGAAAAGCGCGCTGGTGAAAAAGGAGATGCGGGTGTTTCAGTCGCTGGTAGGGCCGGATCTCGACGCCGACGGGCTGCTGGCGCCGGCCCGCAGGCTCGCCATCAAGCGCGTGGTCGTCAAACGCCCGGACTACGCGCCGCCGCTTGGCGACGTCGCGACGCCAAACGCCGTAGTGACGAAAGGCCACCGGTTTGATATCTACACGGGCACGCCAGCGTAA